A genomic stretch from Mycobacterium malmoense includes:
- a CDS encoding fatty acid desaturase family protein, which translates to MAITDVAAFAHLTDADIENLAFELDAIRRDVEDSLGERDAHYIRRTVAAQRALDVAGRLLLAGSSKRAAWWAGTAALGLAKIIENMEIGHNVMHGQWNWMNDPEIHSTTWEWDMSAASKHWISAHNFQHHKYTNILGMDDDVGYFILRVTRDQPWERFNIGNLLFNALLALGFEWGIGLQTVDLEKLLKAGPERDITLQQTREFSVKAGRQLFKDYVALPALTSLSPAATYKSTLKANVVANVIRNVWANAVIFCGHFPDGAEKFTETDMIGETRGEWYLRQMLGSANFEAGPVLRFMSGNLCHQIEHHLFPDLPSNRLHEISVRVRAVCDKYDLPYTTGSFLMQYGKTWRTIAKLSLPNKYLRDTADDAPETRSERMFTELGPGFAETDPTTGRRRGLKTAIAAVRRRGRRARVRPPGYRASL; encoded by the coding sequence ATGGCGATTACGGACGTTGCGGCCTTCGCCCACTTAACCGACGCCGACATCGAGAACCTGGCCTTCGAGCTGGACGCGATCCGACGAGACGTCGAGGATTCCCTCGGCGAGCGCGACGCCCACTACATCCGCCGCACCGTCGCCGCGCAACGTGCCCTCGATGTGGCCGGTCGGCTCCTGCTGGCCGGTAGCTCGAAACGCGCGGCGTGGTGGGCGGGAACCGCCGCCCTTGGTCTGGCCAAGATCATCGAGAACATGGAGATCGGCCACAATGTCATGCATGGCCAGTGGAACTGGATGAACGATCCCGAGATCCACTCCACGACATGGGAGTGGGACATGAGTGCGGCATCAAAACACTGGATTTCCGCCCACAACTTTCAGCACCACAAGTACACCAACATCCTTGGCATGGATGACGATGTGGGCTACTTCATTCTGCGAGTCACACGTGACCAGCCTTGGGAGCGCTTCAACATCGGCAACCTGCTGTTCAATGCCCTTCTTGCACTTGGGTTCGAGTGGGGGATTGGTTTGCAGACCGTCGATCTAGAAAAACTCTTGAAGGCCGGCCCGGAGCGCGACATCACCCTGCAGCAGACGCGCGAGTTCTCGGTTAAGGCCGGCAGGCAGCTGTTCAAGGATTATGTCGCGCTGCCGGCGCTCACCTCGCTGTCGCCGGCGGCGACCTACAAATCGACGCTGAAGGCCAACGTGGTGGCCAACGTGATTCGCAACGTGTGGGCCAACGCGGTGATCTTCTGCGGGCATTTCCCCGATGGCGCAGAGAAATTCACCGAGACCGACATGATCGGCGAAACGAGGGGTGAGTGGTATCTGCGCCAGATGCTGGGCAGTGCGAACTTCGAGGCCGGTCCGGTGCTGCGGTTCATGAGCGGCAACCTGTGCCATCAGATCGAACATCACCTGTTTCCCGATTTGCCGAGCAACCGGTTGCACGAAATTTCGGTGCGGGTGCGAGCGGTGTGCGACAAGTACGACTTGCCTTACACCACGGGTTCTTTCCTGATGCAGTACGGCAAGACGTGGCGCACCATCGCCAAACTGTCGCTGCCGAACAAGTACTTGCGCGACACTGCTGACGACGCGCCGGAGACCCGTAGCGAGCGGATGTTCACCGAACTGGGGCCCGGTTTCGCTGAGACCGACCCAACAACGGGGCGTCGCCGCGGGCTCAAGACGGCGATCGCAGCGGTCCGTCGGCGCGGCCGGAGGGCACGAGTTCGGCCACCTGGTTACCGCGC
- a CDS encoding type IV toxin-antitoxin system AbiEi family antitoxin: protein MARVISRSVSGIVEQLELESDLVVTLARLSAVMRQTGLDGDEAVARRLAYELQRDGWLGQLRTRHAWEFLPGARGGAYGSGDRFIEFRAQRAVDSGWRGVLAMETAASMLGLAQRLPEQEVVALPAEQAFPKALVGDWRYVRIKLPGVGLTTLNGLPSWNVDGLIVGIAVRPSAYQDVAGLGQWLPDAVTDVDVDTVIRLLNTTSRATAQRTAYLLGAAGNDDARAAIVANYPATETAWLGPRVAGAGVFNAETKVNDTLLHRYLTVGTGS from the coding sequence GTGGCCCGAGTCATTTCACGCTCAGTCTCCGGCATAGTCGAGCAGCTCGAACTCGAGAGTGACCTGGTAGTGACGTTAGCGCGGCTGTCCGCGGTCATGCGCCAAACTGGTCTTGACGGCGATGAGGCGGTGGCACGCCGTCTCGCATACGAACTCCAGCGTGACGGCTGGCTGGGACAGCTGCGGACCCGACACGCCTGGGAGTTCCTGCCCGGGGCGCGCGGCGGTGCCTACGGCTCTGGTGATCGCTTTATCGAGTTCCGCGCGCAGCGCGCGGTGGACTCCGGTTGGCGGGGCGTGCTGGCGATGGAGACGGCTGCGTCCATGCTGGGGCTGGCCCAGCGGTTGCCGGAGCAGGAGGTCGTTGCCCTCCCTGCCGAGCAGGCGTTTCCTAAGGCCCTCGTCGGCGATTGGCGTTACGTCCGCATCAAGCTGCCCGGAGTTGGGCTGACGACTCTCAACGGATTGCCATCATGGAACGTCGACGGGCTGATCGTCGGTATTGCGGTACGTCCGTCTGCCTATCAGGACGTAGCTGGCCTCGGTCAGTGGCTGCCCGATGCTGTCACGGACGTGGACGTCGACACCGTCATTCGCTTGCTGAACACGACGTCTCGCGCAACAGCGCAGCGCACCGCGTATCTCCTCGGGGCGGCGGGCAACGACGACGCTCGAGCGGCGATCGTCGCGAACTACCCGGCGACAGAGACGGCCTGGCTTGGACCGCGGGTCGCCGGCGCAGGTGTCTTCAACGCCGAGACCAAGGTCAACGACACCCTGCTGCACCGGTATCTCACTGTGGGCACCGGATCTTGA